One window of Candidatus Hydrothermales bacterium genomic DNA carries:
- a CDS encoding glycogen/starch synthase has product MKLVYLSAEVYPFSKVGGLADVAGSLPIQLKNNGVDIIVLSPFYSKFIKIENYKVNEIFEDSINFGSEINKIKWINIFHKGVSFYLLSHEDFFGRDYIYVPPTGEDQNQYKRFAFFSLASLLFLKKINFKPDIIHINDWHTSFVPIYLETKFKDEEFFKDTKTLLTIHNLSYQGVYRKEVLREIEIDEPSDIFLKDGNVNFLKAGILLSDYINTVSPTYAKEIMTPQLGYGLDDVLKSKKDKVFGILNGIDYEEWNPETDKEIYKNFNINNFREGKEINKRMLREELSLAHDNSLLAGMVSRLTYQKGVDLLIESFDEFFKRDIQFILLATGEKRYEDKIKEYETKYKEKFRFIPRFDIVLSKKIYAGSDLFLIPSVFEPCGLTQMISMRYGTIPFAYKTGGLADTVVDYEDGGSGFLFSEYNKESFIKKLDKIISVFKIKSEWEKIIESCMKKDFSWEKSAREYLNLYMKIKYEKL; this is encoded by the coding sequence ATGAAACTAGTTTACTTAAGTGCAGAGGTTTATCCGTTTTCAAAAGTTGGCGGGCTTGCAGATGTGGCAGGCTCACTTCCTATTCAATTAAAAAATAACGGAGTAGATATAATAGTACTTTCACCATTTTACTCAAAATTCATAAAAATTGAAAATTATAAGGTTAACGAAATCTTTGAAGATAGTATAAACTTTGGTTCGGAAATAAACAAAATAAAATGGATTAATATATTTCATAAGGGAGTGTCCTTTTATCTTTTGAGTCATGAAGATTTTTTTGGAAGAGATTATATATATGTGCCTCCGACTGGTGAGGATCAAAATCAGTATAAAAGGTTTGCCTTCTTCTCACTTGCCTCACTTTTATTTTTAAAGAAAATAAACTTTAAACCTGATATAATTCATATAAACGATTGGCATACAAGCTTTGTGCCCATATATTTAGAAACTAAGTTCAAAGATGAAGAGTTCTTTAAAGATACAAAAACTTTACTTACAATTCACAATCTATCTTATCAGGGAGTTTATAGAAAAGAGGTTTTAAGGGAAATCGAAATTGATGAACCAAGTGATATATTTCTAAAAGACGGAAATGTTAATTTTTTAAAGGCAGGCATATTACTTTCGGATTATATAAATACAGTTAGTCCAACCTATGCAAAAGAAATTATGACGCCTCAACTTGGATATGGTCTTGATGATGTTTTAAAAAGTAAAAAAGATAAAGTTTTTGGAATATTAAATGGAATTGACTATGAGGAGTGGAACCCAGAAACTGATAAAGAAATCTATAAGAATTTTAATATAAATAATTTTAGAGAGGGCAAAGAGATAAATAAAAGGATGTTAAGGGAGGAGCTTTCCTTGGCTCATGATAATTCTCTTTTAGCTGGTATGGTTTCAAGGCTTACTTACCAAAAGGGAGTTGATTTACTCATTGAGTCTTTTGATGAATTTTTCAAAAGAGATATACAATTTATTCTTCTTGCCACAGGTGAAAAAAGATACGAGGATAAAATAAAAGAGTATGAAACAAAATACAAAGAAAAGTTTAGATTTATTCCCAGGTTTGACATAGTTTTATCAAAGAAAATCTATGCTGGATCTGATCTATTTTTAATACCGTCTGTTTTTGAACCTTGCGGACTTACTCAGATGATTTCTATGAGATATGGAACAATTCCCTTTGCTTATAAAACAGGGGGGCTTGCAGATACCGTAGTGGATTACGAGGATGGCGGATCAGGCTTTTTGTTTAGTGAATATAATAAGGAGAGTTTTATTAAAAAACTTGATAAAATAATTTCAGTTTTTAAAATAAAGTCCGAGTGGGAGAAAATTATTGAAAGTTGTATGAAAAAGGATTTTTCGTGGGAGAAGTCAGCGAGGGAATATTTGAATTTATATATGAAAATAAAGTATGAGAAACTATAA
- a CDS encoding glucose-1-phosphate adenylyltransferase — MRNYNHLRILTLVLAGGKGERLYPLTKFRSKPAVPFGGKYRIIDFVLSNLTNSGFLSIYVLTQYKAQSLTEHIEQGWQLGSALRRRNFFITIAPAQMWLGEEWYKGTADAVFQNLHLLSNYDPDIVLVFASDHVYKMDVSQMLQFHLEKDSDFTISGIPITDQDPSRYGVICADEDGRVCGFWEKPKSLPETPKNKKLFISMGNYIFKREFLEEILIEDSKDESSSHDFGKDILPKVYKNSRVYVYDFYTNKIRGEKRPYWKDVGTIREYFEANMDILKNPPLLNLWNPYWTIGTVSFKDPPCFIEEGAIVHNSIISEGTRVERGAKIKNSIIGRNCIIGQDAIIEDSIIHYGVKIKEKAKVIRCIIDKFVVVEKNVNVRERWEEGYHLVDDILILPSPPPTLRIKK; from the coding sequence ATGAGAAACTATAATCATTTAAGGATATTAACACTTGTCTTGGCGGGGGGTAAGGGGGAGAGGTTATATCCCTTGACAAAATTTAGGTCAAAACCAGCAGTTCCATTTGGTGGTAAATACAGGATCATTGATTTTGTTTTGTCAAATCTTACAAATTCAGGCTTTTTATCAATTTATGTTCTTACTCAATATAAGGCACAAAGCTTAACAGAGCATATTGAACAGGGTTGGCAACTTGGAAGTGCACTAAGAAGAAGAAACTTTTTTATTACCATTGCACCTGCCCAAATGTGGCTAGGCGAGGAATGGTACAAGGGAACCGCAGATGCAGTCTTCCAAAATTTACACCTTCTATCTAATTATGATCCCGATATAGTTTTAGTCTTTGCATCAGACCACGTTTACAAAATGGATGTTTCACAGATGCTTCAATTTCACCTTGAGAAAGACTCAGATTTCACAATCTCGGGCATTCCAATTACTGACCAGGATCCATCACGTTATGGAGTAATATGTGCTGATGAAGATGGTAGAGTATGTGGATTTTGGGAAAAGCCCAAATCTCTTCCAGAAACGCCTAAAAATAAAAAACTATTCATATCTATGGGAAATTACATCTTTAAGAGAGAGTTTCTTGAAGAAATTCTTATAGAAGATTCAAAAGATGAGAGTAGCTCTCATGACTTTGGAAAAGATATTTTACCGAAAGTCTATAAAAATTCAAGGGTTTACGTTTATGATTTTTACACTAACAAAATAAGGGGGGAAAAAAGGCCGTATTGGAAAGATGTGGGAACAATAAGGGAGTACTTTGAAGCAAACATGGATATATTAAAGAATCCTCCTCTTTTAAACTTATGGAATCCCTACTGGACAATTGGAACAGTAAGTTTCAAGGATCCACCCTGTTTTATTGAAGAAGGAGCTATAGTTCATAACTCTATAATCTCAGAGGGAACAAGAGTTGAAAGAGGCGCAAAAATTAAAAACTCAATAATAGGAAGAAATTGCATCATCGGTCAAGACGCCATAATCGAAGATTCAATAATACACTACGGAGTTAAAATAAAAGAAAAAGCGAAAGTTATAAGATGTATTATTGATAAATTTGTTGTAGTAGAGAAAAATGTTAATGTAAGGGAGAGATGGGAAGAAGGCTATCATCTTGTAGATGATATTCTAATTTTACCTTCACCTCCTCCTACCCTCAGAATTAAAAAGTAG